The proteins below come from a single Solidesulfovibrio fructosivorans JJ] genomic window:
- the secA gene encoding preprotein translocase subunit SecA — translation MLKTIARKIVGSRNERYLKGLRPLVAAINAFEPQVKALSDEEMRARVAELRQEVAEGRGLDDILPETFALVREGSVRSLGMRHFDVQLIGGITLHQGKIAEMKTGEGKTLVATLPVVLNALSGKGVHLITVNDYLAKRDAAWMGKLYNFLGLSVGTIVHGLDDPERQAAYNADITYGTNNEFGFDYLRDNMKFYKEQLVQRELNFAIVDEVDSILIDEARTPLIISGQAEDSSTLYARIDAFIPMLHKERDFTVDEKARTVLLTDDGVARMEQVLKIDNLYDAANITLQHHVLQALKAHHIFQRDVDYVVKDGEVLIVDEFTGRLMPGRRYSDGLHQALEAKEHVDVEAENQTLATITFQNYFRMYDKLGGMTGTADTEAVEFREIYDLEVISIPTNQPMIRKDFPDLVYKTQHEKFAAIAKDVKELHGRGQPVLVGTVSIEKSELLSGLLKKSGVPHDVLNAKNHEKEAEIVAQAGHAGRVTIATNMAGRGTDIVLGEGVTDLGGLHILGTERHESRRIDNQLRGRSGRQGDPGSSRFYLALDDDLMRLFGSDRLKGIMDKLGMEDGEPIENRMVSRAIENAQKRVEAHNFEIRKQLLEYDNVMNQQREVIYSRRRELMETSEPEVFVTDAIEEIVDEIFAPLEAAKGHHEAEDLETAGSLIEDLLDLKMALTTGEEDEKKAVLDKALSRQKELSDVAGQQYREIARYFLLDSLDRHWKEHLLAMDHLRDGIGLRGYGQKDPKQEYKREGFELFQYLITSIRDATIRALSRVQIRSEAPEQEFQHKDDTANLQYSGAETGEAPKKAPKRRSEPKIGRNDPCPCGSGKKYKKCCGANK, via the coding sequence ATGCTCAAGACCATCGCCCGAAAAATCGTCGGGTCAAGAAACGAACGCTATCTCAAGGGGCTGCGCCCGCTGGTCGCGGCCATAAACGCCTTCGAGCCGCAGGTCAAAGCCCTCTCCGACGAGGAGATGCGCGCGCGCGTGGCCGAACTGCGCCAGGAAGTGGCGGAAGGTCGCGGCCTGGACGACATCCTGCCCGAAACCTTCGCCCTGGTGCGCGAGGGTTCGGTGCGCTCCCTCGGCATGCGCCACTTCGACGTGCAGCTCATCGGCGGCATCACCCTGCACCAGGGCAAGATCGCCGAGATGAAGACCGGTGAAGGCAAAACCCTCGTCGCCACCCTGCCCGTGGTCCTTAACGCCCTGTCCGGCAAGGGCGTGCACCTGATTACCGTCAACGACTACCTGGCCAAGCGCGACGCCGCCTGGATGGGCAAGCTCTACAACTTCCTGGGCCTCTCCGTCGGCACCATCGTCCACGGCCTCGACGACCCCGAGCGCCAGGCCGCCTACAACGCGGACATCACCTACGGCACCAACAACGAGTTCGGCTTCGACTACCTGCGCGACAACATGAAGTTCTACAAGGAACAGCTCGTGCAGCGCGAACTCAACTTCGCCATCGTCGACGAAGTGGACTCCATCCTCATCGACGAAGCCAGAACCCCGCTCATCATCTCCGGCCAGGCCGAGGATTCCTCGACCCTCTACGCCCGCATCGACGCCTTCATTCCCATGCTGCACAAGGAGAGGGACTTCACCGTCGACGAGAAGGCCCGCACCGTGCTTTTAACCGACGACGGCGTGGCCCGCATGGAGCAGGTGCTCAAAATCGACAACCTCTACGACGCCGCCAACATCACCCTGCAGCACCACGTGCTCCAGGCGCTCAAGGCCCACCACATCTTCCAGCGCGACGTGGACTACGTGGTGAAAGACGGCGAGGTCCTCATCGTCGACGAGTTCACCGGCCGCCTCATGCCCGGCCGGCGCTACTCCGACGGCCTGCACCAGGCGCTCGAGGCCAAGGAACACGTGGACGTGGAGGCCGAAAACCAGACGCTGGCCACCATCACCTTCCAGAATTACTTCCGCATGTACGACAAACTCGGCGGCATGACCGGTACGGCCGACACCGAAGCCGTGGAATTCCGCGAGATCTACGACCTGGAAGTCATCTCCATCCCCACCAACCAGCCCATGATCCGCAAGGACTTCCCGGACCTCGTCTACAAGACCCAGCACGAAAAGTTCGCGGCCATCGCCAAGGACGTCAAGGAGCTGCACGGGCGCGGCCAGCCCGTCCTGGTCGGCACGGTGTCCATCGAAAAGTCGGAGCTGCTCTCCGGGCTGCTCAAGAAAAGCGGCGTGCCCCACGACGTCTTAAACGCCAAGAACCACGAGAAGGAAGCCGAGATCGTGGCCCAGGCCGGCCACGCCGGCCGCGTCACCATCGCCACCAACATGGCCGGCCGCGGCACGGACATCGTACTCGGCGAGGGCGTCACCGACCTCGGCGGCCTGCACATCCTCGGCACCGAGCGCCACGAGTCCCGGCGCATCGACAACCAGTTGCGCGGCCGTTCCGGCCGTCAGGGCGACCCGGGCTCCTCGCGCTTCTACCTGGCCCTTGACGACGACCTCATGCGCCTTTTCGGCTCCGATCGCCTCAAGGGCATCATGGACAAGCTCGGCATGGAGGACGGCGAGCCCATCGAGAACCGCATGGTCTCCCGGGCCATCGAAAACGCCCAGAAGCGGGTGGAAGCCCACAACTTCGAAATCCGCAAGCAGCTGCTCGAATACGACAACGTCATGAACCAGCAGCGCGAGGTCATCTACTCCCGCCGGCGCGAACTCATGGAGACGTCCGAGCCCGAAGTCTTCGTGACCGACGCCATCGAGGAGATCGTGGACGAGATCTTCGCGCCCCTGGAAGCGGCCAAGGGGCACCACGAGGCCGAGGACCTGGAAACGGCCGGCTCGCTCATCGAGGACCTGCTTGACCTCAAGATGGCGCTGACGACCGGCGAAGAGGACGAAAAGAAGGCCGTGCTCGACAAGGCCCTTTCCCGGCAAAAGGAGCTGTCCGACGTGGCCGGGCAGCAGTACCGCGAGATCGCCCGCTACTTCCTGCTCGACAGCCTGGACCGGCACTGGAAGGAACATCTCCTGGCCATGGACCACCTGCGCGACGGCATCGGCCTTCGCGGCTACGGCCAGAAGGACCCCAAGCAGGAGTACAAGCGCGAGGGCTTCGAGCTGTTCCAGTACCTGATCACGAGCATCCGCGACGCCACCATCCGGGCCCTTTCCCGGGTGCAGATCAGAAGCGAGGCGCCCGAACAGGAGTTCCAGCACAAGGACGACACGGCCAACCTCCAGTACTCGGGCGCGGAAACGGGCGAGGCCCCCAAAAAGGCCCCCAAACGCCGCAGCGAGCCCAAGATCGGCCGCAACGATCCCTGTCCCTGCGGCAGCGGCAAGAAATACAAGAAGTGCTGCGGCGCCAACAAATAG